The genomic window ATCGTTAGTGGGGGCCAAGGGGCAGATGAACCTGTTTCAGAAGCTTATGCGATGCGGAAATATTTGCTTTCTCAGAATATTCCTGAAGATAAAATCATTTTAGAGGATCAGTCTCGAACAACTTTGGAAAACATGAAATTTTCTCAGGAAAAAATTTTTGCACATTGGCAGGGCGAACGCAAACCATTTGTGATTTTCACGACGAATAATTATCATGTGCTGCGAGGTGCACTGTATGCAGGAAAAGTTGGTTTGAAAGCAGAAGGTGTAGGTGCCCCAACTGCGCTATACTTTTTACCTACAGCATTGATACGAGAATACATTGCGTTGTTGATCCACTATAAATGGTTGACTGGTGGTCTCATCCTCCTATCCCTCATTTTTACCACTGTATCGTTCCTACCTATTTAGATAGACTAAAAAAGATTTTTTGGCTGATTGACCGAAGAATCTTTTTTATTATAGGAAGCTGAAAAAAGGGACAAGAGCGAGAAAAGTGGTAAAAACATTTTTAAATGAATAAAACAGTTGCTTTTCCTGCCAAAAAGGAGTATTCTAATCAGTCCCATGTTTTTTATCGAGAATGCCTTTTCTAAGAAGTCAGATCGCTTGGCTTTTACACTTTGGCAGTCTAAAAAACAAAACGACGAGGAGACAGTATTTCTCATATCTACAGCTGTCGAAAAATAAAGGAGCGTGCCGTATGTCCATCACAGAAAAACAAATGGAAGAGCAGTATTTAAAAAAGGTTTATACGAAGCTGTTGGAAACAAAAGAAGAGCTGGAAGAGCTTTTGGACAATGCCAAGCAAGATGGCATTAACTCGTTACACAATATGACGAGTGATGTGAGTCTTAACTTTGAGAATATCACTGATAATTTGGATACCTTTGCCGTATTGGAGATGAAGAATCGTGAAATCGATCAGATGAATATTCGTTTGCAGACTGCTACGACACTACTTGAAAAAGTGAAGCGGTTATTGGCAGCACCTTACTTTGGGAAAATCACGGTTGATTTTCTGGATGATGAGGAGCTGGAGGATTTTTATATCGGTATCAATAATTTTGCGGATGAAAGTAGTAATAATCTGATTTACGATTGGCGTTCGCCGATTGCGGAGCTTTTTTACAATAACACGATTGGCCCATCTTCTTATTCTGTTCATGACAATACGATCGATGTAGCTATTGAAAACAGACGTCAATTCATCCTGGAAAAGGATCAGCTGATCAAGTTCTTTGATACCTCGATTGCGATTCAGGATGATGTTCTTCTGGAAGCATTGGAACAGGATTCTACCAATGAAATGAAGGACATTACATCCACGATTCAGCAAGAACAAAATGTGATCATTCGTGATACGAAAAATAAAAATATTTTAGTGAATGGGATTGCCGGAAGTGGGAAGACTTCCACAATCATGCAACGAATCGCTTATCTCTTGTATTTATATCGTCAAACGATCACCGTTGATAATATCTTGATTCTGTCACCGAATAGAAAATTTATCGAGTACATTTCCAATGTATTACCATCTTTAGGTGAAAGAAACCCATTGAATTTGACGATGCTGCAATTTGTTGAGCGAATTTCATCTGTCGAGATAGAAAACGAACAGGTTTATTTCCAACGAATCAGTGGAGAAGCACATGACAAGAACGCGGATATCTTGCGTAGTAAGGAATATGTTGCGCATATCAAGCAGTCTGATGACTTGTTCCTTTCAACAGATGCCTTTCTCAAGGATTTGAAGCGAAAGGGAAAAACAATCATTTCGAAAGAGAAAATTGCCGAAATTTATCATGCGACACCTGACTATTCTAGACTTATCGATAAAATACAGGCGACAAAAAAACAGCTTAGCAGTTATTGGGAAGGTCGTTTACTCAAGCAAGCGAAGAGTACGGAAATCCAAAATCAGATCCTATCTTTATCTGAAGAAATGCAGCAGAAATACTTTGGAGAAATCATTTCAGAAGAGACGGAGAATAAGCTGTATTTTTACGGAAAAAAACTACTTCGTAAAAGATACCGCAGTATTACTAAGGGGATTGAAGAAAATGCATGGCTAGATATCGGCTTCTTCTTTGATAAAATATTTGAAGCGTATGAAGGCCATTCATATAGCTTTATGCATACTGACACTTATACGTTAGATGAGGCCGTTGTATTACAGACAATCCAACATAATTTGATCGAAAAAATTGAGGTTGAGCCGATGCGCTTTATCTTGATCGATGAGGTTCAGGATTATACGCCTGCTCAGCTTAGTTTATTGTTCGACCTATTTGAAAAGAGTGCATTTACGATGGTGGGCGATGAGAACCAAGCTATCTTTAATTCCAGTATTTCCTTTGAGAAGATCGAAGCAGCTTTTGATGAACGAGGACTTAGCGTGCAACGCTATGACCTGCTTTACAGTTATCGTTCCAGCGGTTCGATCACAAAAGTATTTAGCAAGCTCGCAACAGACAATAAGAAGATGGACATTATACCGATAAGAAAAGATGGTGCAGAGCCGGTCTTCCAACAATTTGACTCAATGACAGATTTTGTGGGGCTGTTGAAGGATAGTGTTCAACAGCTTGATGGAACGGATTCGAAGCTGACCGTTATTACGAAAAATGAGACAGAAGTCGAAACGATCAAAGCTGCTTTGACGGATAGTGAACTGGATTCCTTGAAGGTCACGATCTTGCCAATCAGCTTGTCGAAAGGGTTAGAGTTCGATCATGTGTTGCTTTATGATGTGTCGGCTGAAAACTATGCAACAGACAGAGAAATCAAGATTCTGTACACAGCAATTTCTCGTGCAATGAAGCAGTTGTTTGTGACCTATAGAAAAGAGCTGCCAACGCTTCTTCGATGAAGCGGAAATGGGCTGTGTTAAACAGGTATGGGGCATTCTTTCTGATGATAGAAACTTCTATAGGTGTTTGCCTTAGCCTTTTTCCTACGATTAGTCAAGAGGAAAGTGGGATAATTAGTTAGGTTCGCTGTAACTACAGGTTATCCGCTTTTATCAATGCGAAACCTGTCTGGATTGTTCGGTACGCGCCCAATGTAAAAAGGCAACATCAAGCCATGCTCGAGTTATTCAAAAAATCGAAAGTGGTTGTCTTATAAAGGACAAATGAAGCAGCTACTTTCAGAGGAAAAGACTGGAGCCATTTATCGTCGCAGAAAAATAGATGTAGAACCTGCCTTCGGATTCTTGAAGGCTATTTTGGGTTTTACTCGTCTTTCAGTCAGAGGCAAAGAACAGGTGAAAAATGAGTTGGGCTTTGCCTTGTTGGCAGTTAACTTAAGAAAACTGACAGTTTCCCAAAGGGAAACGATTCAAAAGAAAGAGAATAACAGAAAAAAGAAAGAATCAGCTTGTTTTTTCTACAAGTAATAATTCTTTCTTTTTTTGCTTGTATAACTTATGTTTCAAGCTCTTGCTCTGCGGCTGTAAGCCTCTATTATCGGCCAGAGCCTGAAAGGCTCACTGAAGAAAAGGTCTCCCACGTGTACCACATTTACTCACAGCTCCTTAAAGGAGCTCTTTTCTATTTCTTCCGATTTTCTTTTCTTGTAAACGGATCAACCTCTTCGAATAAGGTTAGCTGGTCTGCTACGAAGTCCTCTTGAAGTTGATTACGAATATATTCTTATTTCTCCCTATCGTATCCACATAGTATCCTCGACACCAAAACTTTCGATTGCCATAACGATACTTCAAATTGGCATGTCTGTCGAAAATCATTAAGCTACTTTTTCCTTTTAAATAGCCCATAAATTGAGAGATACTCAATTTTGGTGGTATGCTCACTAGCATATGAACATGATCTTTACAGGCATTTGCTTCAATGATTTCTACACCTTTTTTTCACATAGTTCTCTGAGTATTTCACCTATACTTGTCTTGTATTTTCCATAAATAATTTGCCTTCTGTATTTTGGTGCGAATACCAAATGATACTTACATTTCCATACAGTGTGTGATAGACTTTCGTTAACCTTTTTCATAAAGGTACCTCCTAAACTTTTTGATGTGGTGGTCGGGAAACCAACTTCATCTTAACAGTTTGGGAGGCTTTTTTACTACCACGCTGGAAGCTCTCCGGAACCTTTAGCATAGTTAGGGTTTTTCAGAACATACAAAAAAACCTCCAAAAGTTAGATATTCAATCTACCTTTTTTGGGGGCGGCTCACTATTTGGTTATTTCATTGAGTTTCTTTATAAATCTATACCACAGTCCTAAAAAAGTCTAATTTTTTAGCACAATAAATGGTTTGAGTAACAAGCGTTGTAATTCTTTTTATGTTGATAGTCAATATTGCAAAAAAAAAGAGACATATTGCAATGGACTCACATTTCATAAGTCAGATGAAATATAATGAAAATATGGAAAAGAGATACATCTATATTTTGTAAATATCCATTTCGTAAAAGTATCAGTTTTGAGAAAATATCACTTTTATGTTTTAAGTTTTAATTAAATATCAAACTCATTTAAAATTTTAACTTAAAAAACAAGAATGGTCTACAGGTAAATCAATATTATTTTATCATTTTTTTATGTATTTTAACAAAAAATGATAAAATAATATTAATGATAACTAAAAGTTATTTTTTTAAAACATTTGTTTACTACATCAAATCAGCCGTCGGGATAGCCGTCAAATATTTACGTTAGGAAGTGGTCAACTTGGCAAAAAAGGGTGAGAACATTTACAAGAGAAAAGATGGACGTTATGAAGGACGTTACATCAAAAGTCGCTCAGAGAATGGGAAAATTATTTTTGGTTATGTTTATGACAGAAAATACAGTGTAGTAAAGAAAAAGCTCAACTTATTAAAATCACAGCACAACCATTTGGATCGAATACAACGAACATTTCAAGGCAACCTTGCCGATTGGCTACATTATTGGCTCGAATATACGGTAAAGAGAAGTGTCAAGCCCTCGACTCATACGGTTTATCTAGGACGAGTGAAAAAACATATTATTCCCTTTCTGGGCAATAAGAAAATGACGAAGCTTGATACTAGAGACATTAATGAATTTGTTCAACATCTACAGTTTCAACGCTTAGCAGCTACAACGATTCGGGGGATCATCACGGTTTTGAAATATGCGTTGAGTCAAGCGTGTAAAGAGAACTATTTGATGATCAATCCTTGCGAGAATGTTACGCTGCCCAAAGCAACAACAACAAGCATTGATGCGTTATCTATTGAACAGCAAAAGATATTGGAAGAATATGCGTTACAAGATACAGAATGCTCACCGGTTATTCTTTCCTTATACACTGGGATGCGGATTGGTGAAATAAGCGGTCTGAAATGGTCTGATATCGATTTCGAAAACAACGTGATCCATGTCCGACGAACACTGCTTCGAATCAGTTGTGAAGGAGAAAAAGCCCGAACAACATTGATTCTCGGTTCACCTAAAACAGATAGCTCTAAACGAAGTATTCCTCTAGCTGAGAATTTGAAGGACTATCTATTAGAAAATAAGAAGAATGCGACATCTACTTTTGTTATTTCCTGCAAAAACAGTTTTGCGGAGCCGCGTGTCATTAACTACCGCTTCAAGAAAATTACTGAAAAGTCTGGTTTATCCATCCATTTCCACGCATTGAGACATACCTTTGCGACTCGCTGTGTAGAGAAGGGGGTCGATATTGCTTCATTAAGTAAGCTCTTAGGACATGCGTCTATCAAGATGACGCTAGATACGTATACCGACTCTTTATGGGAAAATCGACAAACAGCCATTTCTGTTATTGACGCTGATCTGAATATTGATAGACCTATGAAGAAAGCTTCGTGAATCAATCGCGGAGCTTTTTTTCATTAGAGGATGAAGATTTTGGAGGAATATTATCTTGAAAAAAACATACTATTCTCTAAGTTTACAGGCTAGTTCTCTTTTATCTAGGTGACTCGAAAACTATGAATGTGTTGTTCAATTATATGAATTCAGCTAAGGCTCAAGCCTTCTTTTCTCAAAAATTAAAGTGAATAGTCATTTCTTAAAGAAAGTTTTAGTGGCAACAGTATAGAAAAGTAAATTAGAAGAATATAGGATTCCCAATGGAGAACAGTACTAGTTCTTTAATGCAGAGGCTCTAGCGGAAAGAGGGGAACATCAAGAACTAACTGCCTTGATAGAGGTGAAATAGTCAAAAGTTTATTCAATTATTACTTACTAACTGAACAAATTCGTTCAGTCTTTTTGTTACATTATCTGAAAGCTACAACTACTTTTTGAATGCAAACAGCCGTCAAATCGCCCGTCAATCTATTTTGTTTGGGTCATTTTCCATGCCTTTAAATCGGCTTTCTCAAAACTGATACTTTTAAGAAAAAACTGATGGAAAACAATATGCGAGCGTAGTTATAACAAAGAAAGTGTAATTCTTGATAGTAATTATAGCAGATATCCTCAAAAGTTAGTTTTAAAAGGCATTCAAAATTGGAAAAATAATTTTAAAAAATAAATGTAAAATTATACAAGGAGGAGAATGAGATGTATAACCTTGGTTTTGTATCAAATGGAAAATATCCTAATAATGAATACATAGAGGTACTGAAGAGAAAGACGATTTTCAACATAAAGAACATTTCTTCAGAACAAGCAATTGAAGGTAGTGGGGGCTTAGATGTGCTACTCATACAAAGTGGCTCTGCAGCAGATGTTGGCAATATCTGCGAATTACTTATTGAAATCAGAAAAAGAACAAATACGTTGATTTGGATTCTATCAGATAAATTGCCAAATACAACAAGAATCATTTTCCTTCAATTAGGAGCAGATGGTATTGTCACTAATCAAATTGAACCTGATGAGTACCTGTTGATTCTAAGGAACTCATTGAAACGATATGGCCTTTCTGAAGAAGTTGAAGAAAATCTGGACGATTTCAAATTGATTCCGAATAACTTGAGTGTTGTAATAGAAGGAAATCAGGAGATTAGTTTGACGAGGCTAGAGTTTAAAACAATCGAATTACTCTATGAAAAAAAATCCGAAGCCATTCCGTACCAAGCGATTTATCAACAAGTGTGGGATAACGATGGGGATGATGTGAAGAATTCCAATTACCGTGTAGCAAATCTGATTTTCCATTTGAGAAAAAAATTGGAAAAAAATCCACTTGAGCCAAAGTATATCAAAACGGTACGTTCAAAAGGCTACCTGTTAAATGTTTAGTTTCTATGGTATATGGAAAAGAGTCATGGCAGTTTCTAATTTAAAGAAATGACGGTGACGATTAAACTGTATTTCATTTTTCTACAAAAGATACATCTTAGTTTAACCAAACACAATATGGAAGCCTAAGTTTATCCGTTTGTAGAATTTGAGATAAATCGTCTGACAAAAAGTTGGACATCATTTTTGAGGAAAGGAGGAGAAAGATGAATTTTAGAAAGAAACATATTCTGTTCGCTACTCTAGTCACTATACTTGGTTTGTTTGGCTTCACTTATTTGCAAAATCAGTCTGTAGTGAAAGCTTCGAATGAAGAAACAGCATTCTATTCTCTTGAAAAGGTATCTGAATCAATGAATGAAGTCGTCTTTAATTTAAAAGTAGAAAATCCACAGCAAGGAAGCCAAATTACCTTAGCTATAGCGGAAGAAACTGCACGAATTCTATATGCAGAGGATATTGAAGAATATCTTTCTTTAGAAGATGCTAATAAGACTTCGGAACAAAAGATGAACATCGTTGATAGTGGAGATAAGAATCAAGTCACTGTTACTTTTAATGAATCCAATGAAACGTATGTAATACCGATCGTTTTAAAAACTGATTCATTGAATAAAACGATTAATGGGAGACTGAAAGTTATTAGTGAGGAAGCAGAGGTTGCCTCGGACTCTTTTAATTTGAGCTATGTTGAAGAAGTACAATCGGATGCTACAGAAGTTCCTGAAATAGCACCTTTTGCTGCTCCGGAAGCTAGAATTGCTACAGTAGTCACTGACTGGGCTGGGTTTATAGCTGCGTTGAATAATACTAGTGTTGATGTGATTAATCTTGGTAACGATATTCCAAGAGGATCAGGGACAGCACCTGGGACTATATCCAGAGATTTAACAATCAATGGTAATGGTCATAAGCTAGATTTTGGCGCAAATAACGGCAATGTGGCATTAGGAAATGTCGCTGGTACTCTGACACTTAATGATTTGACTATCACTAAATTAGGAGCAACTGGGATATTTACTTCAGGAACAAGTACGTCTGCTGTTTGGACCGTCAATTTTACAAATGTAGTAACCCCAGAAGATAACATTGCTCCGACAATTACAAGTCAGCGGGCTACAATTAATTTAATGGGTGAAAACAAATTATACTCTACTAATGATACAGTAACTGTTTTAAATGTTCACACTGCTAATGGAGCAAAAAGTCTGATTGCTAGTAATGATACAGGTGGCGGAAGTCTTGCCTGGGCTTTAGGAATTAATGATGGGGACCGCGGTGGCGGAACGGTTACAGTTGATAATGCGACACTTGAGCTTTATGGAAAAACTGTTTCTGGTATACGTCTTCGTTTTGGTGGGAATAAGTTTGTTGTTAGTAACAATGCAACTTTGAAAGCAGTAACTGATAGAAGTACTACAAATGCTGCTACTGTTCGATTCTCGTCTTCCGGTGACGGAAATGAATTCCATATCTCAAATAATTCTGTATTTGATATTCAACACTTAGATGGGAATGCTCCTGCGTTACGTTTGAATGGTAATAATTTTATTACCGAAGTAACAGGTGCTTCCAAGATGAATATCTACAATAAAGGAACTGGAAGCCCAATTGCCGACGCTAATGAAGCATTGAATTTACCAGGTAGAAACAACACCTACACCATTAGAGATAAAGGTAGTCGAGTATATATGATCGCAGATTCTGGACCTTCGATTTATGGTGGTGCTGGTGATTCAACAATCGATGTAGGACCTGAAACTGAATATATTGCTCGTGGGACAACTCCTGCTATCAGTAACGGTACATTCAATATGGGCGCAAGAGCAGCTGTGCTGATTGATAATCCTTATTACTATGATTTCGCCAATACACGATCCGGCGGAGGAAATATTTTCGCTTTAACTGGTAGTGCTGGAACATTTGTTGCGAAAAATACAGATGTCAGTGTATGGACAAAAGGGTCAAGAGTTTATATTGACAACCCTGTTTATGACTGGACCTTGATTGACTTTTCATTGACAGGTTCCAACTTAGCAACAATTTCAAGCTCTAACGATAGTGGATTTAATTCACTGTTTGGTGCGCCGAATAACTACTCTCGTATGAGTGGGAATAACGCCAGACCAGTAGTAGATGATCTGAGAATTCCAACAAATGGTGACAAGAAAATTTATGGACACGCTTCTGTACCAGAAGGTTTTGAAAACAACCGTGATGCATGGTCTGATGAAGTAACTGTATACGTAGTGGTAAGGAATGTTGATGGTTCAGTAGCGTACCCATTGACGGGTAAAACTATAGGTGCTCCTGGTAAAAGTGTCTATGGAGAAAATGCCAGAAATGGTATGTTCGAAATAACTTTACCAGATGGCAAGTTTTTGGAAACAGGTCAAACTGTTGAAGTAGTTGGTGCACATCGTACTGGTGCGAATAGTCTAAATGGTAAGGTACATGAAAGTTTACCTGAAGATATTCTGACAGGCGTTGTTAAAACAATTGATGTCACGCCACCAACACAAGCTGTTTCATCAACTGATTTAAGTAATGCGACGAAGCAAGTTACTGGTACTAGTGATGAAGACGGTGCGAAAGTATTTGTTAAAGTTAATG from Enterococcus sp. 9E7_DIV0242 includes these protein-coding regions:
- a CDS encoding pectate lyase-like adhesive domain-containing protein is translated as MNFRKKHILFATLVTILGLFGFTYLQNQSVVKASNEETAFYSLEKVSESMNEVVFNLKVENPQQGSQITLAIAEETARILYAEDIEEYLSLEDANKTSEQKMNIVDSGDKNQVTVTFNESNETYVIPIVLKTDSLNKTINGRLKVISEEAEVASDSFNLSYVEEVQSDATEVPEIAPFAAPEARIATVVTDWAGFIAALNNTSVDVINLGNDIPRGSGTAPGTISRDLTINGNGHKLDFGANNGNVALGNVAGTLTLNDLTITKLGATGIFTSGTSTSAVWTVNFTNVVTPEDNIAPTITSQRATINLMGENKLYSTNDTVTVLNVHTANGAKSLIASNDTGGGSLAWALGINDGDRGGGTVTVDNATLELYGKTVSGIRLRFGGNKFVVSNNATLKAVTDRSTTNAATVRFSSSGDGNEFHISNNSVFDIQHLDGNAPALRLNGNNFITEVTGASKMNIYNKGTGSPIADANEALNLPGRNNTYTIRDKGSRVYMIADSGPSIYGGAGDSTIDVGPETEYIARGTTPAISNGTFNMGARAAVLIDNPYYYDFANTRSGGGNIFALTGSAGTFVAKNTDVSVWTKGSRVYIDNPVYDWTLIDFSLTGSNLATISSSNDSGFNSLFGAPNNYSRMSGNNARPVVDDLRIPTNGDKKIYGHASVPEGFENNRDAWSDEVTVYVVVRNVDGSVAYPLTGKTIGAPGKSVYGENARNGMFEITLPDGKFLETGQTVEVVGAHRTGANSLNGKVHESLPEDILTGVVKTIDVTPPTQAVSSTDLSNATKQVTGTSDEDGAKVFVKVNGAWLKDASDNLVTTTVSGGQWTINLQSYLAEGDKVDIYLKDILDGQSILTNNTNLKEVAAEEGITDLTTIPDIKAYFGDKFYALPATYTQEPDGVYGNISEEVDGYASYSGYHDAIRELNDERFDSALRLTVKDVIPDNPKLTKSVISSGGATTSVGDTLTYTLKVKNDKTNSMDWADVVLEDTLAEGLVFSPENHGITIKKIDALGTETEITLAADAFEYNETTRLLSINVGDISTLAEFIVTFEVKVNNSKVGGNISNKVDAKGYSPQEVPFVAGPINPDADHARITIESNEVGLPGGEVYGVLELISAPSVIDFKKHTVATNDTRVEEPELDMPLTVSDNRGNLTSWTLTATLTKEMANTGDTTKILREAIKFNDGTSEEALDGEATLIKTHTHSDVGEYVVSNEWRSGGTGLKLEVPAGSVKKLGQYQAEITWHLGDTP
- a CDS encoding response regulator transcription factor; its protein translation is MYNLGFVSNGKYPNNEYIEVLKRKTIFNIKNISSEQAIEGSGGLDVLLIQSGSAADVGNICELLIEIRKRTNTLIWILSDKLPNTTRIIFLQLGADGIVTNQIEPDEYLLILRNSLKRYGLSEEVEENLDDFKLIPNNLSVVIEGNQEISLTRLEFKTIELLYEKKSEAIPYQAIYQQVWDNDGDDVKNSNYRVANLIFHLRKKLEKNPLEPKYIKTVRSKGYLLNV
- a CDS encoding HelD family protein — translated: MSITEKQMEEQYLKKVYTKLLETKEELEELLDNAKQDGINSLHNMTSDVSLNFENITDNLDTFAVLEMKNREIDQMNIRLQTATTLLEKVKRLLAAPYFGKITVDFLDDEELEDFYIGINNFADESSNNLIYDWRSPIAELFYNNTIGPSSYSVHDNTIDVAIENRRQFILEKDQLIKFFDTSIAIQDDVLLEALEQDSTNEMKDITSTIQQEQNVIIRDTKNKNILVNGIAGSGKTSTIMQRIAYLLYLYRQTITVDNILILSPNRKFIEYISNVLPSLGERNPLNLTMLQFVERISSVEIENEQVYFQRISGEAHDKNADILRSKEYVAHIKQSDDLFLSTDAFLKDLKRKGKTIISKEKIAEIYHATPDYSRLIDKIQATKKQLSSYWEGRLLKQAKSTEIQNQILSLSEEMQQKYFGEIISEETENKLYFYGKKLLRKRYRSITKGIEENAWLDIGFFFDKIFEAYEGHSYSFMHTDTYTLDEAVVLQTIQHNLIEKIEVEPMRFILIDEVQDYTPAQLSLLFDLFEKSAFTMVGDENQAIFNSSISFEKIEAAFDERGLSVQRYDLLYSYRSSGSITKVFSKLATDNKKMDIIPIRKDGAEPVFQQFDSMTDFVGLLKDSVQQLDGTDSKLTVITKNETEVETIKAALTDSELDSLKVTILPISLSKGLEFDHVLLYDVSAENYATDREIKILYTAISRAMKQLFVTYRKELPTLLR
- a CDS encoding site-specific integrase, whose protein sequence is MAKKGENIYKRKDGRYEGRYIKSRSENGKIIFGYVYDRKYSVVKKKLNLLKSQHNHLDRIQRTFQGNLADWLHYWLEYTVKRSVKPSTHTVYLGRVKKHIIPFLGNKKMTKLDTRDINEFVQHLQFQRLAATTIRGIITVLKYALSQACKENYLMINPCENVTLPKATTTSIDALSIEQQKILEEYALQDTECSPVILSLYTGMRIGEISGLKWSDIDFENNVIHVRRTLLRISCEGEKARTTLILGSPKTDSSKRSIPLAENLKDYLLENKKNATSTFVISCKNSFAEPRVINYRFKKITEKSGLSIHFHALRHTFATRCVEKGVDIASLSKLLGHASIKMTLDTYTDSLWENRQTAISVIDADLNIDRPMKKAS